One Pichia kudriavzevii chromosome 3, complete sequence genomic window carries:
- a CDS encoding uncharacterized protein (PKUD0C02470; similar to Saccharomyces cerevisiae YGL092W (NUP145); ancestral locus Anc_6.180), translating into MFGSAAQKSGPFSFGSANNNSSANSTSTPSLNFSTNNNASNPTKPSGFTLGGNTGSIGSQSSLFGSNLSSNNVASNGFTSGNNNNATTPSSTGFGFGSKQTTSTVTAPTTASFSFGSKQNGTGTTPLSGVLGANTNKPSLFGNSVTNPSFGSTNIGFGAAQQPQNTPMNQQTTNSSPYGFDINKFSQVEMPKPLTSAASVDENSKLKRKRSDSLETSKENHSLVGRIVDTFRVPTRQSIENVRGLFSSAKTNQDMQLNDHAIQAKSEYQYALSLRSEYRKLTIKKPRSTYANYKEIDPNDVLLSRRKDLRSKFLQQTQNASKVVIDSLTPPSKRMKTQNELANKSTDNDNLTFSKPLSEQMFSSKEGKPEKADDSYYWSNPSIEEISKLSSLELTRVENFCVGRKGFGNVMFKYPVDLTEFQGKWDTLLGKTIIFQNRTLQVYPDEANKPQEGNGLNVPAVVTLEKVFPRKYDIQHPNHELLERHVQRLKSTHGMKFISFDPTSGNYVFEVEHFSIWGIVDEEDDDPEIVAKWKRQQTQESLSEKRKNELQINALEKIAGYGQPGDSWKKQKSDFGLVVPGELKTDEDEIHSENEEELILEEQNDDNDKIPDSLVPATLEKDDQNANNMALLNSNVTDIDQLVEVRAYEPEVDDIDADFLNPRTELATSDNWDEQLKLSNGFFSAFNKNLNQKYNVNLDPKNVGDLIFGKENAADIPKAANVPPVSFENASQYKSCLQEEMVVSAFDVRELDELPRVIVKDEISLKIPMASFENSSNFKIWELLSILYDRGFLESFLTDNLRNTCLNKPSKLSYVLDLKKRELFCDFLQNLEFLDVDTEVEKTNTARNPSERVFNFICQGKISDAIQYAINTKNNHLAVLLTMLDSSDAGVSKLATSQLESWKMSGSLNLIPSGVLKVFKILKGDILSKEYINHLDGLSWPIVLSLMVRYETGSSIKETIRKLVEFAENSGISENPLYQMYFSSLKMIDERKRVETFEVELAFLLMKHLKPLIKYDNAEFDDIVVKFAEKLEKQEMVMEAAFVIEHLTDDRKAKDLLTKLLNGNVTKFGFLEDDSKLHEINQRLRIPLRLLHQARSVEFKNQKQYYKSTVELLVAEDIREAHKLLLAEVAPSVIIGNITSEIKRLRLLIEEFSTLSEFKIGAGVYGDYIDFVDLSNGINYEDEEYGEKQAELKKLYQSILSGMSSLQNYTPKVKIAKTIMIRRLLRVVFKEDLGCDREQVLRLELPESEKNYLEAKFDENLDNRMLTTD; encoded by the coding sequence ATGTTTGGCTCTGCTGCTCAAAAATCTGGACCGTTTTCATTTGGATCTGCCAACAACAATAGCTCTGCTAATTCTACGTCAACACCATCGTTAAACTTTTCAACTAATAACAATGCATCCAACCCAACAAAGCCTTCTGGTTTTACTCTTGGAGGTAACACAGGTTCGATTGGATCCCAGTCGAGTCTTTTCGGGTCAAATTTATCTAGCAACAATGTAGCATCTAATGGCTTTACTTCTggtaacaacaacaatgcTACAAcaccatcatcaacagGTTTCGGTTTTGGATCAAAACAAACTACGTCAACCGTAACTGCCCCTACAACCGCCAGTTTTAGTTTTGGTTCCAAACAGAATGGAACAGGGACAACCCCTTTATCTGGAGTTTTGGGTGCAAACACCAATAAGCCATCCTTGTTTGGTAATAGCGTTACTAATCCATCATTTGGAAGCACGAATATCGGATTTGGGGCAGCACAACAACCACAAAATACACCTATGAATCAGCAAACAACGAATTCCTCCCCATATGgttttgatatcaacaagTTTTCACAGGTAGAAATGCCAAAACCTTTAACCTCTGCCGCATCTGTCgatgaaaattcaaaattaaaacGGAAAAGATCTGATTCACTTGAAACGTCTAAAGAAAACCACTCTTTAGTAGGGAGAATAGTTGATACATTCAGAGTTCCAACGAGGcaatcaattgaaaacgTGCGTGGACTATTTTCCTCAGCCAAAACAAATCAAGACATGCAGCTCAATGATCATGCAATCCAAGCCAAGTCTGAATACCAATATGCTCTTTCCCTGAGAAGTGAGTACAGAAAATTGACTATTAAAAAACCTAGAAGTACCTATGCTAActacaaagaaattgatccAAATGATGTTTTATTATCTAGACGTAAAGATTTACGCAGTAAGttccttcaacaaacacaaaacGCAAGTAAGGTTGTCATTGATTCATTGACTCCTCCTTCAAAACGTatgaaaactcaaaatgAATTGGCAAATAAGTCTactgataatgataatttAACATTTTCGAAACCATTGTCGGAACAGATGTTTTCATCGAAAGAGGGTAAACCTGAGAAGGCTGATGATTCATACTATTGGTCCAACCCGTCAATTGAGGAGATATCCAAACTATCATCATTAGAGTTGACCCGCGTTGAAAATTTCTGTGTTGGTAGAAAAGGTTTTGGTAATGTAATGTTTAAATATCCTGTTGACCTGACGGAGTTTCAAGGTAAGTGGGATACTCTTCTAGGTAAGACCATCATTTTCCAGAATCGTACATTACAAGTGTATCCTGACGAAGCTAATAAACCACAAGAAGGTAATGGTTTAAATGTTCCTGCTGTTGTTACCCTAGAAAAGGTTTTTCCTCGTAAGTATGATATCCAACATCCAAACCATGAATTACTAGAAAGACATGTCCAAAGACTCAAGTCAACACATGGTATGAAATTTATAAGCTTTGATCCTACCAGCGGTAACTATGTctttgaagttgaacatttctctatttggggtattgttgatgaagaggatgatgaCCCAGAGATCGTCGCTAAGTGGAAAAGACAGCAAACACAAGAGTCACTTagtgaaaaaagaaaaaatgagCTACAAATAAATGCTTTAGAGAAAATAGCAGGATATGGCCAGCCTGGTGATAGCtggaaaaaacagaaatCGGATTTTGGCCTAGTGGTCCCAGgtgaattgaaaacagatgaagatgaaataCACTcggaaaatgaagaagaattgattttggaagagcagaatgatgataatgataaaattCCAGATTCTCTCGTACCAGCTACATTGGAAAAGGATGATCAAAATGCAAATAACATGGCTCTTCTCAATTCTAATGTCACCGATATTGACCAGTTAGTTGAAGTTCGTGCATATGAACCTGAggttgatgatattgatgctGATTTTTTGAACCCAAGGACCGAGTTAGCCACCAGTGATAACTGGGATGAACAACTCAAATTATCCAATGGTTTTTTCTCTGCTTTCAATAAAAACTTGAACCAAAAATATAATGTTAATCTTGACCCGAAAAACGTGGGAGACCTAATTTTTGGCAAAGAGAATGCAGCAGACATACCAAAAGCTGCTAATGTTCctcctgtttcttttgaaaacgCAAGTCAATATAAAAGCTGTTTGCAAGAGGAGATGGTTGTAAGTGCATTTGATGTTAGAGAGTTAGACGAATTACCAAGAGTCATTGTTAAAGATGAGATCTCCTTAAAAATCCCAATGGCCAGTTTTGAAAACTCTAGTAACTTTAAAATATGGGAACTGCTTTCTATTCTTTACGATCGTGGTTTCTTGGAGAGTTTTTTAACTGACAATTTAAGGAATACCTGTCTTAATAAACCATCGAAGTTGAGCTATGTTCtggatttgaagaaaagagaacTTTTCTGTGACTTTTTGCAGAATCTAGAATTTCTCGATGTTGATACAGAAGTGGAGAAAACCAATACTGCTAGGAATCCAAGTGAAAGAGTATTCAACTTCATTTGTCAAGGAAAGATATCAGATGCTATTCAATATGCTATAAATACCAAGAACAATCATCTTGCCGTTCTTCTTACAATGCTTGACTCAAGTGATGCTGGGGTCAGTAAATTGGCTACTTCTCAGTTAGAATCTTGGAAAATGAGTGGCTCTCTTAACTTGATTCCTTCTGGAGTCCTTaaggttttcaaaattctcAAGGGAGATATTTTAAGCAAAGAATATATCAATCATTTAGATGGTTTATCTTGGCCAATAGTACTCTCTCTCATGGTGCGTTATGAAACAGGTTCTAGTATCAAGGAAACAATTCGAAAACTAGTTGAATTTGCGGAGAATTCAGGTATATCTGAGAATCCCTTGTATCAGATGTATTTTTCgtctttgaagatgatagatgagagaaagagagtggaaacatttgaagttgagtTGGCCTTTTTATTAATGAAGCACTTGAAACCCCTTATCAAGTATGACAACGCcgaatttgatgatattgtgGTTAAATTTGCggaaaaacttgaaaagCAGGAAATGGTAATGGAAGCTGCATTCGTGATAGAACATTTAACTGATGACAGAAAAGCCAAAGATCTTCTAACCAAGCTACTCAATGGTAATGTTACCAAATTCGGCTttcttgaagatgataGCAAGCTACATGAGATCAATCAAAGGTTACGTATACCGTTACGGTTATTACATCAAGCTAGATCCGTCGAGttcaaaaaccaaaaacaaTATTACAAAAGTACAGTTGAATTACTGGTTGCTGAAGATATCCGAGAAGCACACAAATTGTTGTTAGCCGAAGTTGCACCATCAGTAATCATTGGAAATATTACTAGTGAGATAAAAAGGCTACGTCTTTTAATCGAGGAATTCTCGACGCTGTCCGAGTTTAAGATTGGAGCTGGTGTATATGGTGAttatattgattttgtGGACCTTTCAAATGGTATCAATTATGAAGACGAAGAGTATGGTGAAAAACAAGCagagttgaaaaaactatACCAAAGCATTCTAAGTGGCATGTCCTCACTACAAAATTACACACCAAAAGTCAAAATTGCCAAAACAATCATGATTAGGAGATTGCTCAGAGTTGTATTTAAGGAAGATCTTGGTTGTGATAGGGAGCAAGTACTACGACTAGAACTTCCTGAAAGCGAGAAGAATTATCTTGAAGCcaagtttgatgaaaacTTAGACAATAGGATGCTAACGAcagattga
- a CDS encoding uncharacterized protein (PKUD0C02480; similar to Saccharomyces cerevisiae YOR341W (RPA190); ancestral locus Anc_7.51) translates to MDIARPVGSEITHVDFGILSADEIRKLSAKQITNPTVFDNLGHPVSGGLYDPALGAFLKNICSTCGLGDIYCPGHQGHIELPVPVYNPLFFNQLYLFLRISCLYCNHFKLHSNEVHKFECKLKLLQYGLILEASEIDKIRVDLGELDDNVEKNQNELDKEESENLSVSSSRYLREKRELFVFESIKNAIADGRTTKSGVFTATVGEARKELITNFYAKILTKKKCENCGLFSSSFRKDGFSKIFENALKDKEATNNRIKLGSMKNKKAFLHHPPKTGSKYVLSTEVRTLMRALWNTESEMIKYLFHAKPLSAQKLTADMFFIHALVVPATRFRLPSKLGDEIHENSQNELLTKVLNTCLLIRDLNDQFSNITKDITIEEKKIIFNRLMNSFVTLQNDVNGFIDSSKNQNASTTNPTPGVKQALEKKEGLFRKHMMGKRVNYAARSVISPDPNLETNEIGVPPVFAVKLTYPEPVTAYNVSELRQAVINGPDKWPGATQVQNEDGTLISLIGMSLEQRKSIASQLMTPSSGYNVLNKKVYRHIKNNDVVLMNRQPTLHKASMMGHKVRVLPGEKTLRLHYANTGAYNADFDGDEMNMHFPQNENARAEAFNLANTDSQYLTPTSGSPVRGLIQDHISAGVWLTNKDTFFTREKFQELIYSCIRPEEGHSASAKIITLPPTIFKPVPLWTGKQVISTILLNIKPLDTPGINLKSSNKIKNEYWGHGSKENEVIFKNGELLSGILDKSQYGASKYGIIHSLHEVYGPDVAGKALSVLGRLFTTYIMMIGFTCGMDDLRLTAEGNKWRNEILADSVDTGRIAATEVTNLDHTTKVNDPEFKKRLEEILRDDNKLAILDAVTMSKVNAITSKVVSTCVPGGTEKKFPYNSMQAMALSGAKGSNVNVSQIMCLLGQQALEGRRVPVMVSGKTLPCFKPFETDARAGGYIKNRFYSGIRPQEYYFHCMAGREGLIDTAVKTANSGYLQRCLTKQLEGATINYDNTVRNSDGTMIQFMYGGDAVDVTKESHLYEFKFFADNYNSLLQRYSPSKVDNLDAETAISYNKKAKKFAKKQGNVPHFAESDKYDPTISVYNPARYLGSVSDKFEEKLENFIDQNPQLFVSSKEAKNTGGLTSKKFKALMQLKYMRSLINPGEAVGIIASQSVGEPSTQMTLNTFHFAGHGAANVTLGIPRLREIVMTASASIKTPQMTLPILDDVDDESADAFCKSITKIRFSEFIDDVTVVETTADVSAGINATRSYEIKIKFFDCKDYQEEYDVTKEELENTVRRQFIYQLEAVISKEVRKQKLKVAVDMPDIGVAVAKTKATSNVTSDEGTDEQNRTKQAVSYDGPDEEELETMREAEKSDDDLIDGSASESSDDDSSEDEEDEDNKMDVDEKEETMEKKSLSKLSKARQHEVIVGHTFVTEYDFDDENGSWCNFKLELSAETQKLLMVNIVEDVCKKCVVREVPNIGRCLRPSSDDDNRHLVTEGVNFQAMWEHDSFINVNNIRANDIAAVLKVYGVEAARNTIVNEIQRVFGTYAISVSSRHLDLIADYMTREGTYLAFNRQGIDSCTSSFMKMSYETTCQFLTKAVLNSDREDLKSPSARIVMGKLNFAGTGSFDLMAKMPDA, encoded by the coding sequence ATGGATATTGCCAGACCAGTTGGTTCTGAGATCACGcatgttgattttggtattcTTTCTGCCGACGAAATCAGAAAATTGTCGGCAAAGCAAATCACAAATCCAACTGTTTTCGATAATCTAGGACATCCAGTCTCTGGTGGGTTATATGATCCGGCTTTAGGTGCTTTTCTTAAAAACATATGTTCGACATGTGGGTTGGGTGATATCTATTGTCCTGGACATCAGGGTCATATTGAATTACCTGTTCCCGTCTACAACCcgttatttttcaatcagTTGTACTTATTCCTAAGAATTTCTTGTCTCTACTGTAATCATTTCAAATTGCATTCAAATGAAGTGCACAAATTCGAATGCAAACTGAAACTTCTGCAATATGGTTTGATTCTTGAAGCTagtgaaattgataaaattagAGTCGATTTAGGTGAGCTTGATGATAATGTCgagaaaaaccaaaatgaATTGGATAAAGAAGAATCTGAAAATCTATCGGTTAGTAGTTCCAGGTACTTACGTGAAAAAAGAGagctttttgtttttgaatcCATCAAAAACGCAATTGCTGATGGTAGAACCACTAAATCAGGTGTTTTCACTGCAACAGTTGGTGAAGCAAGAAAAGAGCTGATTACTAATTTCTATGCAAAGATCTTAACGAAAAAGAAGTGTGAAAATTGTGGGTTATTCTCTTCGAGTTTCCGTAAAGATGGTTTctccaaaatctttgaGAATGCATTGAAGGACAAGGAAGCAACCAACAATAGAATCAAACTAGgatcaatgaaaaacaaaaaggcTTTCCTTCATCACCCACCAAAAACTGGCTCTAAATACGTCCTATCTACTGAAGTCAGAACTCTGATGAGGGCTTTGTGGAACACCGAATCTGAAATGATCAAATATTTGTTCCATGCAAAACCTTTATCAGCCCAAAAGTTAACTGCTGACATGTTTTTCATTCATGCTTTAGTTGTCCCAGCTACAAGATTTAGACTCCCTTCAAAATTAGGTGATGAAATTCATGAAAACTCACAAAATGAGTTGTTAACTAAAGTTCTAAATACATGTCTACTCATCAGGGATTTGAATGACCAATTTTCCAATATCACCAAAGATAttacaattgaagaaaagaagattatTTTTAACAGATTGATGAATTCTTTTGTCACTCTGCAAAATGATGTCAATGGTTTTATTGATTCTTCTAAGAACCAAAATGCAAGCACCACCAATCCCACTCCTGGTGTGAAGCAGGCtttagaaaagaaagaaggtTTGTTTAGAAAACACATGATGGGTAAAAGAGTCAACTATGCTGCAAGATCTGTTATTTCTCCTGAtccaaatttggaaacCAACGAAATTGGTGTGCCTCCTGTTTTTGCAGTAAAATTGACTTATCCAGAACCGGTCACTGCTTACAACGTTTCTGAACTAAGACAAGCTGTTATTAACGGTCCTGATAAGTGGCCGGGAGCAACTCAGGTCCAAAATGAAGATGGCACTTTAATCTCTTTGATTGGTATGTCTCttgaacaaagaaaatcgaTTGCTTCCCAATTAATGACTCCTTCTTCGGGCTATAATGTTCTCAACAAAAAGGTGTACAGACACatcaaaaataatgatgttGTTCTAATGAACCGTCAACCAACCTTACATAAGGCCTCTATGATGGGTCACAAGGTGAGAGTTTTACCAGGTGAGAAGACATTGAGATTGCACTACGCCAATACAGGTGCTTATAACGCAGattttgatggtgatgaaatgAACATGCACTTCCCACAAAATGAAAACGCTAGAGCGGAAGCTTTCAATTTGGCAAATACTGACTCTCAATATCTAACTCCAACTTCAGGTTCTCCTGTTAGAGGTTTAATTCAAGATCACATTTCTGCGGGTGTTTGGTTAACTAATAAGGATACTTTCTTTACGAGAGAGAAGTTTCAAGAATTGATCTATTCATGTATCCGTCCTGAAGAAGGACATTCAGCATCTGCCAAGATTATTACATTACCACCAACAATTTTCAAACCAGTTCCATTATGGACTGGTAAACAAGTTATCTCTACTATCTTGCTGAATATCAAGCCACTTGATACCCCTGGTATTAATCTAAAATCGTCTAATAAGATTAAAAATGAGTATTGGGGTCATGGTtctaaagaaaatgagGTTATATTCAAAAACGGTGAGTTATTATCCGGTATATTGGACAAATCACAATATGGTGCATCTAAATACGGTATTATTCATTCGTTACATGAAGTTTATGGTCCAGATGTAGCAGGTAAAGCGCTATCTGTTCTTGGTAGATTGTTTACGACCTATATCATGATGATTGGTTTCACCTGTGGTATGGATGACTTGAGGTTAACTGCAGAAGGTAATAAATGGAGAAATGAAATCTTGGCAGATTCCGTGGATACTGGTAGAATCGCAGCAACTGAGGTCACCAATTTAGATCACACTACCAAAGTCAATGACCCagaattcaaaaagagGTTGGAAGAAATTCTCAGAGACGACAACAAACTGGCCATCCTTGATGCTGTTACAATGTCTAAGGTTAATGCAATCACCTCGAAAGTTGTCTCCACTTGTGTTCCAGGTGGTactgaaaagaaattccCTTATAACTCTATGCAAGCTATGGCATTATCTGGTGCAAAAGGTTCCAACGTTAATGTCTCCCAAATTATGTGTTTGTTGGGTCAGCAAGCATTGGAAGGTAGGAGGGTTCCTGTGATGGTGTCCGGTAAAACTTTGCCATGTTTTAAGCCTTTCGAAACCGATGCAAGAGCAGGCGGTTATATTAAGAACCGTTTCTACTCTGGTATTAGGCCACAAGAATATTACTTCCATTGTATGGCGGGTAGAGAAGGTTTGATTGATACTGCCGTTAAAACTGCTAACTCAGGTTATCTACAAAGATGTTTAACCAAACAGCTGGAAGGTGCCACTATCAATTATGATAATACCGTTAGAAACTCCGATGGTACCATGATCCAGTTTATGTACGGTGGTGATGCCGTTGATGTCACTAAAGAATCACACTTGTATGAATTCAAGTTCTTCGCTGATAACTATAATTCATTATTACAACGTTATTCACCTTCAAAGGTTGACAATCTTGATGCGGAAACAGCTATTTCATATAACAAAAAAGCTAAGAAGTTCGCTAAGAAACAAGGTAATGTTCCTCACTTTGCGGAATCTGATAAATATGATCCAACTATTTCTGTCTACAATCCGGCAAGGTACTTAGGCTCAGTCTCAGataagtttgaagaaaagcTTGAAAACTTTATCGACCAAAACCCACAATTATTTGTTTCCTCGAAAGAAGCTAAAAATACAGGCGGTTTGACGtccaagaaattcaaagctTTAATGCAATTGAAGTATATGAGATCTTTGATTAATCCAGGTGAGGCTGTTGGTATTATTGCATCACAGTCTGTTGGTGAACCATCCACGCAAATGACTTTGAATACTTTCCATTTTGCAGGTCACGGTGCAGCTAATGTCACATTGGGTATTCCTCGTTTAAGAGAAATTGTCATGACAGCTTCTGCGTCTATCAAAACCCCGCAAATGACTTTGCCTATTTtggatgatgttgatgacgAATCAGCAGATGCTTTCTGTAAATCTATTACTAAGATTAGGTTTTCTGAATTCATCGATGACGTTACAGTTGTCGAAACTACAGCCGATGTTTCTGCAGGTATTAATGCTACCAGATCTTATGAAATCAAGATCAAATTCTTTGACTGTAAGGACTATCAAGAAGAGTATGATGTTACTAAAGAAGAGTTGGAAAATACCGTTAGGCGTCAATTTATCTACCAATTAGAAGCTGTCATTAGTAAAGAAGTTAGGAAACAGAAACTCAAGGTTGCTGTGGACATGCCTGATATTGGTGTTGCAGTTGCTAAAACTAAGGCTACATCTAATGTTACCAGTGATGAAGGCACTGATGAACAAAACAGAACTAAACAGGCTGTATCCTATGATGGACCTGATGAGGAGGAATTAGAAACAATGAGAGAAGCTGAAAAGAGTGACGATGATCTGATTGATGGTTCCGCATCGGAGTCCAGTGATGACGATTCATccgaagatgaagaagatgaagataacAAAATGGATGTCGACgaaaaggaagaaacaatggaaaagaagagTTTATCCAAGCTATCTAAGGCAAGACAACATGAAGTTATTGTTGGTCACACATTTGTTACCGaatatgattttgatgacGAAAATGGTTCATGGTGTAACTTTAAGCTTGAATTATCAGCCGAAACGCAAAAGTTACTTATGGTTaacattgttgaagatgtcTGTAAGAAATGTGTTGTAAGAGAAGTCCCTAACATTGGACGTTGTTTGAGACCATCTTCCGATGATGATAATAGACACTTAGTTACTGAAGGTGTTAACTTCCAGGCCATGTGGGAACACGATTCTTTTATTAATGTGAACAATATCAGAGCGAACGACATTGCTGCTGTTCTTAAGGTTTATGGTGTTGAAGCTGCAAGAAACACCATTGTCAATGAAATCCAACGTGTTTTTGGTACCTATGCtatttctgtttcttcCAGGCATTTGGACTTAATTGCTGATTACATGACTAGAGAAGGTACCTACTTGGCGTTTAACAGACAAGGTATCGATTCATgtacttcttcttttatgAAAATGTCTTACGAAACGACATGCCAGTTCTTGACTAAGGCTGTTTTGAATTCTGATAGAGAAGACCTTAAATCACCATCTGCAAGAATTGTTATGGGTAAGCTCAATTTTGCAGGTACTGGTTCCTTTGACCTTATGGCCAAGATGCCAGATGCCTAA
- a CDS encoding uncharacterized protein (PKUD0C02490; similar to Saccharomyces cerevisiae YJL055W; ancestral locus Anc_1.327) has protein sequence MTTETTIPVPSKTICVFCGSSFGNSSEFASEAANLGKLMAEKNYGLVYGGGTTGLMGEIAKAVSSNGAYVHGVIPDALVAKERVSSEEIEKINEEIKNSVDNHKGETPLDDAYGKTTIVPDMHTRKRLMGQEADAFVAMPGGFGTLEELFEITTWSQLGIHKKPIILFNLNGFYDELIRFIDNCIKSGFISANNGKILQIATTPDEVIEKLDNYVVPEGRFTLSWNNQ, from the coding sequence ATGACTACTGAAACGACAATTCCGGTTCCCTCTAAAACCATCTGTGTCTTTTGCGGCTCATCATTTGGTAATTCATCTGAATTTGCCTCTGAAGCCGCAAATTTGGGTAAATTGATGGCTGAGAAGAACTATGGCCTAGTGTATGGTGGTGGTACCACAGGGCTCATGGGCGAAATAGCCAAGGCAGTTTCATCCAATGGCGCATATGTCCATGGTGTTATTCCAGACGCTCTTGTTGCAAAGGAACGTGTTTcaagtgaagaaattgaaaagatcaatgaggaaatcaaaaatagcGTCGATAATCATAAGGGTGAGACTCCTCTAGATGATGCATACGGTAAAACCACGATTGTTCCAGACATGCATACTCGTAAGAGACTAATGGGTCAAGAGGCGGATGCATTTGTTGCAATGCCTGGTGGGTTTGGTACATTGGaagaattgtttgaaattaCCACATGGTCGCAATTGGGAATCCATAAAAAACCAATCATTTTGTTTAATCTGAATGGATTTTACGATGAATTGATTAGATTCATTGATAACTGTATCAAGTCTGGTTTTATTTCTGCAAACAATGGCAAGATTTTACAGATTGCAACTACTCCTGATGAAGTGATTGAGAAACTGGATAATTACGTTGTACCTGAGGGGAGATTCACCTTGAGTTGGAACAACCAATGA
- a CDS encoding uncharacterized protein (PKUD0C02500; similar to Saccharomyces cerevisiae YLR308W (CDA2); ancestral locus Anc_4.47) — MYGSAGVVILSISLALATNAAVVPILQHQSAVDDVNSQKEVMANASLESVEALKARQEFPGWLHDFTKMNEWPGLNPPYIPLDFIDFSKIPNIPLRKSGICPSSRAQCSFDCFKCVGHDDVYTCPKLSQTFDDGPSKYTLHLLNRLESEATFFTLGINIIKYPEVYKETQRRGHLLGSHTWSHKFLPALTNEEIIAQFEWSIWAMNATGHHLPKWYRPPYGGLDDRVRAIARMFGMQAVLWDHDSFDWQMEIVPQQRTRRQIYGDVYRWAEQGGGLILEHDVYGSTTNVGAEISRIIGPDQMTVAQCVDGLNYVKEFD, encoded by the coding sequence ATGTACGGTTCTGCAGGAGTGGTTATACTTTCCATATCCTTGGCATTGGCTACCAATGCAGCTGTTGTTCCCATTTTGCAACACCAGTCGGCCGTAGACGATGTCAATTCACAAAAAGAAGTTATGGCAAACGCATCCTTAGAGTCTGTAGAAGCTTTGAAAGCCCGACAAGAGTTCCCTGGATGGCTACACGACTTTACTAAAATGAACGAATGGCCTGGACTAAATCCACCTTATATACCACTagattttattgatttctccaaaattccaaatattCCACTACGGAAATCAGGCATTTGTCCATCCAGTCGAGCACAGTGCTCCTTCGACTGCTTTAAATGTGTTGGTCATGATGATGTCTATACATGTCCAAAGTTATCCCAAACTTTCGATGATGGGCCTTCCAAGTACACATTGCATTTGTTGAACAGGCTAGAAAGTGAAGCAACCTTTTTCACATTGGGAatcaatattatcaagTACCCGGAGGTGTACAAAGAGACACAACGAAGAGGACATTTGCTTGGTTCTCATACCTGGTCGCATAAATTCTTGCCAGCTTTAACGAATGAGGAGATAATTGCACAATTCGAATGGTCAATTTGGGCCATGAATGCAACTGGTCACCATTTACCCAAATGGTATAGACCTCCGTATGGAGGACTTGATGACCGTGTCAGAGCTATTGCAAGAATGTTTGGTATGCAAGCTGTTTTGTGGGACCACGATTCGTTTGACTGGCAAATGGAAATAGTTCCACAACAACGCACTAGAAGGCAAATATATGGCGACGTGTATAGGTGGGCGGAACAAGGCGGTGGGCTAATTCTAGAGCATGACGTCTATGGATCAACTACCAATGTAGGTGCAGAAATCAGTAGAATTATTGGGCCAGATCAAATGACCGTTGCTCAATGTGTTGATGGGCTCAATTATGTAAAGGAGTttgattga